DNA from bacterium:
CTCCGGAAAGATGAGCTGCTCCTTGATCCCGATGTTCATGCTGCCGCGGCCGTCGAACGACCGCGACGGAATGCCCTTGAAGTCCTTGATCCGCGGCAGGCTGATGTTGAACAGCTTGTCGAGGAACTCGTACATCCGCTCGCCGCGCAGCGTCACCTTGCACCCGATGGGGTTGCCGGTCCGCAGCTTGAAGGCCGCGATCGACGTCCGGGCCCGCGCGATCACGGGCCGCTGGCCGCTGATCGTCGTCAGCTCCTCGACGGCCTTGTCGAGGTGCCGCTGATCCTGAAGCGCGTCGGCGACGCGCATGTTGATGACGACCTTCTCGACCTTCGGGACCTGCATGACCGTCTTGTAGCCGAAGCGCTTCCGCAGCGCCGGCACGACGTCGGCCTTGTAGCGTTCACGCAACCGCGCCATGGTTACTTGTCGATGACCTCCCCGCAGTGGCGGCAGACCCGGACCTTGCCGCCGTCGTCGAGCACGCGGTGTCCGAACCGGACCGCGCGCCCGCACCGCGGACACACCAGCATCGCCTTGCCGGCGGGAAACGCCAGCTCTTTCTCGACGATGCCGCCGGACGGCATCTTCTCGTTGGGCTTGGTGTGCCGCTTCGCGACCATCACGGCTTCGACGATGATCCGGCCCGTGTCGGGGAGGACCCGCAGCACCTTCCCGCGCTTGCCGCGGTACTTGCCGGTGATCACCTCGACCGTGTCGCCGCGGCGAACGTGCACGTGCGTCGCCGCCATCACAGCACCTCCGGCGCGAGCGAGATGATCTTCATGAACTGCCGTTCGCGCAGCTCCCGCGCCACCGGCCCGAAGATGCGGGTACCGCGCGGGTTGTTCTGGTCCGTGATCAGTACCGCGGCGTTGTCGTCGAACCGTATCT
Protein-coding regions in this window:
- the rplE gene encoding 50S ribosomal protein L5; the protein is MARLRERYKADVVPALRKRFGYKTVMQVPKVEKVVINMRVADALQDQRHLDKAVEELTTISGQRPVIARARTSIAAFKLRTGNPIGCKVTLRGERMYEFLDKLFNISLPRIKDFKGIPSRSFDGRGSMNIGIKEQLIFPEIEYDKVDKIRGMDIAIVTTAGTDEEARELLRALGLPFREAAASGDGAGAAAPAGRA
- the rplX gene encoding 50S ribosomal protein L24, whose amino-acid sequence is MAATHVHVRRGDTVEVITGKYRGKRGKVLRVLPDTGRIIVEAVMVAKRHTKPNEKMPSGGIVEKELAFPAGKAMLVCPRCGRAVRFGHRVLDDGGKVRVCRHCGEVIDK